The proteins below come from a single uncultured Umboniibacter sp. genomic window:
- a CDS encoding MFS transporter, translating into MSNDNSRLNDAVSAARDVKQLGLFASIASLSYVFWVVGGMELVERLAYYGVRSTAPIYATTAESEGGLGITMTALGSIFVVWSIIQSLIPVLTGGLSDRYGYKETIFVSTILKMLGYVIMALFPTYWGFFAGAVMLALGTGVFKPGIQGTLVMSTNRENSSMAWGIFYQTVNIGGALAPIVAGALRQLDWQFVFLACTAIIACNLLLLLTYQEVGKEERLARKAAAVEQTSLVKESLKELANPPLMMYLIVFSGFWFMFMSLFDVLPVHIAEWVDTSTIVSAIWSDGSTPGPIATKLMVLDNDGTRVLPEGLVNINAMLIMTVCFLFAWISSKFKAISAITLGTIMSSGALLAIGGFNYAWFVALAITTFSIGEMLSSPKFSEYLGNMAPRGKKAMYLGFSQFPLFIGWTLESWLGPWMYDRWASKDNISRDYLLNHGVSTAEVDAIPIGEAFYRLVDFTGMESLAAQQMLYEANDIGLVWYIMGTVGLISAFGMFLYGRWMMRLQASIGE; encoded by the coding sequence ATGTCGAACGACAATTCACGATTAAATGATGCCGTTAGTGCGGCACGTGATGTTAAGCAGTTAGGGCTGTTTGCATCAATAGCATCACTTAGCTACGTATTTTGGGTAGTGGGCGGAATGGAGCTGGTAGAACGATTGGCCTACTATGGGGTTCGTTCCACGGCACCGATTTACGCCACCACCGCTGAATCAGAAGGCGGTTTGGGTATTACCATGACGGCACTCGGGTCTATCTTTGTCGTGTGGTCAATTATTCAGTCATTGATCCCAGTTTTAACGGGCGGTTTATCTGATCGCTACGGTTACAAAGAAACTATCTTCGTCTCAACCATTCTAAAGATGTTGGGCTACGTGATAATGGCGCTTTTCCCAACCTATTGGGGCTTCTTCGCGGGTGCAGTGATGTTGGCGCTGGGAACGGGTGTGTTTAAACCCGGGATTCAGGGCACACTGGTGATGTCGACCAATCGAGAAAATTCCTCAATGGCCTGGGGGATCTTCTATCAAACGGTAAATATCGGTGGAGCCTTGGCTCCTATCGTAGCCGGTGCGTTGCGCCAGCTTGATTGGCAATTTGTCTTTTTGGCCTGTACCGCGATTATTGCCTGTAATTTGCTCCTGTTACTAACGTATCAGGAAGTGGGTAAAGAGGAACGTCTCGCGCGTAAAGCCGCTGCCGTTGAACAAACAAGCCTAGTGAAAGAGTCATTAAAGGAGTTGGCAAACCCACCCTTAATGATGTATCTCATCGTGTTCTCGGGCTTTTGGTTCATGTTCATGTCTCTGTTCGATGTATTACCTGTTCACATTGCGGAATGGGTAGATACCTCAACCATTGTGAGTGCCATTTGGTCCGACGGCTCCACGCCTGGTCCTATTGCAACGAAACTCATGGTGCTGGATAACGACGGTACTCGAGTGCTCCCAGAAGGTTTGGTGAACATCAATGCGATGCTGATCATGACAGTCTGTTTCCTATTCGCCTGGATCTCCTCGAAATTTAAGGCCATCAGCGCAATTACCTTAGGCACCATTATGAGTTCCGGCGCATTACTGGCCATCGGCGGCTTTAACTATGCTTGGTTTGTGGCGCTAGCCATCACCACTTTCAGTATTGGTGAAATGTTATCTAGCCCTAAGTTCTCCGAGTATCTTGGGAATATGGCTCCTCGCGGCAAAAAAGCAATGTACCTAGGTTTCTCTCAGTTCCCACTGTTCATTGGTTGGACTCTGGAAAGCTGGTTGGGCCCGTGGATGTACGATCGCTGGGCGTCAAAGGACAATATCTCTCGCGATTATCTATTGAATCACGGTGTCAGTACCGCTGAGGTGGATGCGATTCCTATTGGCGAAGCATTCTATCGTTTAGTGGATTTCACCGGAATGGAATCATTGGCGGCGCAGCAGATGCTTTATGAGGCAAATGATATCGGTTTAGTTTGGTACATCATGGGCACAGTCGGGCTGATTTCGGCATTCGGAATGTTCCTTTATGGTCGTTGGATGATGCGCTTGCAGGCTTCAATCGGCGAATAA
- a CDS encoding peptidoglycan DD-metalloendopeptidase family protein, producing the protein MTNKKRRPQAVRNKQRTKASHNGPSLLARAKHAFTTIYWQRIQAAYRLDPKRFWIIFSCLVVVGLLFNWPSSPPNEDDAESMRTIVIQPGSANGESPAGRDNDEGDSLSENLAGAAQHHGDTHDGTASSPKTEPEPDLWQRFAVEEGDNLSKLFYRANLSDRDVYLFTNQGGEIDQFTDLNVGQELWFDIQDGQVIQLKLVYDQLNYLMATVSPSDIESYDVELVTLQPDIRYETASATINDSLFLAATRVGISDRLTMELANIFGWDIDFALDIRENDQFKVVYEKLYLNDEFIGDGDIVAASFDNRSRHLQAVRYTDTDGDTAYHAPDGRSMRKAFLRTPVDFRRISSHFNLSRRHPILHTIRAHKGVDYAANSGTPIRAAGDGRVTFAGVKGGWGNVIIIQHGETYKTLYAHQRRFARGIREGSRVRQGQVIGYVGMSGLASGPHLHYEFYVNGVVRNPVTVDLPEAEPISADEFERFRLQTAGLLAMLQDGASAEPQVAVAQ; encoded by the coding sequence ATGACTAACAAGAAGCGCCGTCCGCAGGCTGTTCGCAATAAACAACGTACCAAAGCAAGCCACAATGGTCCGTCACTTCTTGCGCGCGCGAAGCACGCTTTCACCACGATTTATTGGCAGCGTATCCAAGCAGCTTACCGTCTTGACCCAAAGCGATTTTGGATTATCTTCAGTTGCTTAGTGGTTGTGGGACTACTGTTTAACTGGCCTAGTTCGCCACCGAATGAAGATGATGCCGAATCCATGCGTACCATTGTTATACAGCCGGGTTCAGCTAATGGCGAATCACCCGCTGGCCGCGATAATGATGAAGGCGACTCGCTCTCCGAGAACCTTGCAGGCGCTGCGCAGCACCATGGCGATACCCACGACGGTACAGCTAGCTCCCCGAAAACCGAGCCTGAGCCCGATTTATGGCAGCGGTTTGCCGTTGAAGAGGGCGACAATCTCTCCAAACTCTTTTACCGAGCAAATCTCTCCGATCGGGATGTTTACCTATTCACAAATCAAGGTGGCGAGATCGATCAGTTTACCGATCTAAACGTAGGTCAAGAACTCTGGTTCGACATTCAAGATGGTCAGGTCATCCAACTCAAACTGGTATATGACCAGTTAAATTACCTAATGGCCACCGTCAGCCCGTCCGATATAGAAAGCTATGATGTTGAGCTCGTTACCCTTCAGCCCGATATTCGTTACGAGACCGCCAGCGCAACCATCAATGATTCACTATTCCTCGCAGCAACGCGGGTAGGAATATCTGATCGACTCACTATGGAGCTGGCCAACATTTTCGGTTGGGATATCGATTTCGCACTGGATATCCGGGAGAACGACCAGTTCAAAGTCGTCTACGAGAAGCTCTATCTGAATGATGAGTTCATTGGCGATGGCGATATTGTGGCGGCAAGTTTTGATAATCGTAGTCGCCACCTGCAGGCGGTGCGCTATACGGATACTGATGGTGATACGGCCTATCACGCGCCGGATGGCCGCAGCATGCGCAAGGCGTTCCTGCGGACACCGGTCGATTTTCGCCGGATTAGTTCGCATTTCAACCTAAGTCGCCGCCATCCCATATTACATACTATCCGAGCACACAAGGGCGTGGACTATGCTGCCAATAGTGGCACACCTATTCGCGCTGCCGGTGACGGCCGCGTTACCTTTGCCGGAGTAAAAGGCGGCTGGGGTAATGTGATTATTATTCAGCATGGCGAGACCTACAAAACGCTTTACGCCCACCAACGCCGCTTTGCGCGAGGTATTCGCGAGGGTTCGCGTGTGCGCCAGGGACAGGTGATTGGCTATGTAGGCATGTCAGGGTTGGCCAGCGGGCCTCATCTGCACTACGAATTCTATGTCAATGGCGTGGTCCGTAATCCCGTCACGGTTGATTTACCTGAAGCCGAACCCATTAGTGCCGATGAATTTGAACGTTTCAGATTACAAACGGCTGGCTTACTCGCGATGCTTCAGGATGGTGCTTCGGCTGAGCCACAGGTTGCGGTAGCTCAGTGA
- a CDS encoding NAD(P)/FAD-dependent oxidoreductase produces MRKISRNPLARMLQRVHAAHIEAERTGKDSSDILAKDKEVQAQLHQQSTEQSERRKFLQQAGLAAGAVAATSATPAMANVINNGNRPNKKQPKIVIIGAGAAGVRAAHRLRQYNIDADLYEGSERLGGRMYSSSTAFDGRVIEWGGELVSTEHTALRNLCNTLSIGLEDVNKLPDGMEETYLINGKLYNEHDLDREWQGGLYELFKRDQQAAPWQPTWDINTAAHQKFDWMSTEQYLNDAGLSSNHWAHQLMMTNVVSEYGLKDDCPALNLIYTLGWTNRGSGGLPLAGTDERFHIVGGNNAVIQKMADQIGHDHIHTGKKLVAVSGEAQGPYSLTFEDGSVVNCDRLVMALPTWKNRDVEWDPRILAGMHPKRVEALQNIAGGDNGKIHVEFNSKIFNQTQTINGKEVHQSAVSYSDPDEFVTTWEGNPASDSEKGILVNYTGGVRGKNLGGSEYFGTAGSQDVNRVLNDFEQIWPGAQNAFTGNAIVSNWYDYPLVGGSFTSPRIGHYTSWWGALFEDEGNLMFAGEGTDRETWGFMEGGIISGERVANFIAQTNK; encoded by the coding sequence ATGAGAAAAATTAGTCGCAATCCCCTAGCTCGAATGCTTCAACGCGTTCATGCTGCGCATATCGAGGCTGAGCGGACCGGCAAAGACAGTTCAGATATCCTGGCAAAGGATAAGGAAGTTCAAGCACAACTTCATCAGCAGTCTACCGAACAGAGCGAAAGACGGAAATTTCTTCAACAAGCCGGTTTAGCGGCCGGTGCAGTCGCCGCGACTTCAGCGACTCCAGCGATGGCGAATGTGATCAATAACGGTAATCGCCCAAATAAGAAACAGCCAAAGATTGTCATTATCGGCGCCGGTGCAGCCGGTGTTCGTGCAGCCCATCGCCTGCGCCAATACAATATTGATGCTGATCTTTATGAGGGCAGCGAGCGCTTAGGTGGACGGATGTACTCTAGCTCTACCGCCTTTGATGGACGAGTTATTGAGTGGGGCGGCGAATTAGTTTCCACTGAACATACAGCGCTTCGTAATCTCTGCAACACGCTAAGCATCGGCTTGGAAGACGTGAATAAACTTCCAGATGGAATGGAAGAGACTTACCTTATCAATGGTAAGTTGTACAACGAGCATGACCTAGATCGCGAATGGCAGGGTGGTCTTTATGAGCTATTTAAGCGCGACCAGCAAGCAGCTCCGTGGCAGCCAACCTGGGACATCAACACCGCGGCTCACCAAAAATTCGACTGGATGAGTACCGAGCAATATCTGAACGATGCTGGCCTCAGCAGTAATCACTGGGCACATCAGTTAATGATGACCAACGTAGTTTCTGAGTATGGCCTGAAAGACGACTGTCCGGCACTCAACCTCATTTACACCTTAGGTTGGACCAACCGTGGCTCGGGCGGTCTTCCATTGGCGGGTACCGATGAACGCTTCCATATTGTGGGTGGTAATAACGCGGTCATTCAAAAGATGGCCGATCAGATTGGTCATGACCACATTCACACGGGCAAGAAACTTGTGGCGGTGAGTGGCGAAGCACAAGGCCCTTACTCACTGACCTTTGAAGATGGCAGTGTCGTGAATTGTGATCGCCTTGTGATGGCACTTCCGACCTGGAAGAACCGTGACGTTGAATGGGATCCTCGTATTCTTGCAGGCATGCATCCAAAGCGTGTTGAGGCGCTACAGAACATTGCCGGTGGCGACAACGGTAAGATCCATGTTGAGTTTAACAGCAAGATCTTCAACCAAACACAAACAATCAACGGCAAAGAAGTTCATCAGTCGGCAGTTTCTTACTCCGACCCTGACGAATTCGTAACCACCTGGGAGGGCAACCCCGCTAGCGATAGCGAAAAGGGTATCCTAGTTAACTATACCGGCGGTGTCCGCGGTAAAAACCTTGGCGGTAGCGAGTATTTCGGCACTGCAGGTAGTCAGGATGTGAATCGCGTGCTTAACGACTTCGAGCAAATCTGGCCGGGTGCACAAAATGCGTTCACAGGAAATGCGATTGTCTCGAACTGGTATGATTACCCGCTAGTGGGTGGTTCTTTCACCTCTCCTCGCATTGGCCACTACACCTCTTGGTGGGGTGCGCTCTTCGAAGATGAAGGTAACTTGATGTTTGCCGGAGAAGGCACAGATCGTGAAACCTGGGGCTTCATGGAAGGTGGTATTATTTCTGGCGAGCGGGTGGCGAACTTTATCGCGCAAACCAACAAGTAA
- a CDS encoding polymer-forming cytoskeletal protein, giving the protein MRKQKTASHITLIAQGTEIKGDIEFSGAVQIEGKVKGSLRATNADNASVMIVQGAEVVGDITAPEVMINGQVRGDVYASIRVELAPDARIEGDVRYRMLEMLGGAQINGALIHEEHQGQLPAPAAKGNDDAEKDDTIAE; this is encoded by the coding sequence ATGAGAAAACAAAAAACTGCATCGCACATTACCTTAATTGCGCAGGGGACTGAGATTAAGGGTGATATCGAATTTTCAGGGGCAGTACAAATTGAAGGGAAGGTGAAGGGCAGTCTTCGTGCCACGAATGCTGATAACGCTTCCGTAATGATTGTCCAAGGCGCTGAAGTGGTGGGTGATATCACCGCACCGGAAGTGATGATTAACGGTCAAGTACGTGGTGATGTTTATGCTTCGATTCGCGTAGAGCTCGCTCCGGACGCTCGCATCGAAGGTGACGTGCGCTACCGTATGCTCGAAATGCTAGGTGGCGCTCAAATTAACGGCGCACTTATTCACGAAGAGCACCAAGGACAGCTTCCTGCTCCTGCTGCAAAGGGTAACGATGACGCCGAAAAGGACGACACGATAGCGGAATAA
- a CDS encoding anhydro-N-acetylmuramic acid kinase: MKRFIGLMSGTSLDGLDVVCATFEEPSSWAIEGARTFTFPSALVTRLSALAKAQDNNLESMAQVAIHWSNFAAGCIDQLLSEMQLSARDITAIGSHGQTIRHCPNADTPFSVQIGCPSTLSELTHITVVADFRSRDIAAKGQGAPLVPAFHGELFAGNSWLTLNLGGIANIAYRNRGGELMGYDTGPANILINHLCQRDFNCDYDLNGDIAQRGSVQAAALSNMLSDPFFQQTAPKSTGPEYFNLAWFDAHCGKISPEDAVATATELTAQSIAREIVAQAEIQDIWVFGGGVKNVTLMNSLQRALISMGCTAVIRDTQQIDIDPDFMEALVFAWLAERCLDYLPGNCPSVTGAERAVILGGIYPVSQG, from the coding sequence GTGAAGCGCTTCATTGGGCTCATGTCAGGCACTAGCCTGGATGGACTCGATGTGGTCTGCGCCACTTTCGAAGAGCCCTCATCCTGGGCGATCGAAGGCGCTCGCACGTTCACATTTCCGTCAGCCTTAGTGACGAGGCTTTCGGCCTTAGCAAAGGCTCAGGACAATAACCTTGAATCTATGGCGCAAGTAGCCATCCATTGGAGCAACTTTGCCGCCGGGTGTATTGATCAATTACTCAGCGAAATGCAGCTCTCGGCGAGAGACATAACCGCCATTGGCAGTCACGGACAAACCATTCGTCACTGCCCGAATGCGGATACCCCATTTAGCGTCCAAATAGGCTGCCCGAGTACCCTATCAGAATTAACTCATATCACCGTAGTCGCTGATTTCAGAAGCCGGGATATTGCCGCCAAGGGCCAGGGTGCTCCGCTAGTGCCGGCATTCCATGGTGAGTTATTCGCAGGTAATAGCTGGTTAACACTAAACCTTGGTGGCATCGCCAATATCGCCTATCGAAACCGCGGCGGTGAGCTAATGGGTTATGATACCGGCCCGGCCAATATCCTCATAAATCATCTCTGCCAGCGGGACTTTAATTGTGACTATGATCTCAATGGTGACATTGCCCAACGGGGATCAGTTCAAGCTGCGGCACTCAGCAATATGCTCAGCGACCCATTCTTTCAGCAGACAGCCCCCAAAAGCACCGGTCCAGAGTATTTCAACCTAGCTTGGTTCGACGCCCATTGCGGTAAAATAAGCCCCGAAGATGCCGTCGCAACGGCCACCGAATTAACCGCACAGAGCATCGCCAGAGAAATAGTAGCGCAAGCTGAAATTCAAGATATTTGGGTATTTGGTGGTGGCGTGAAAAACGTAACATTGATGAACAGTTTGCAGCGGGCACTGATTAGCATGGGCTGTACTGCTGTCATCCGTGATACGCAGCAAATAGACATTGACCCAGACTTCATGGAAGCACTAGTTTTTGCGTGGTTGGCCGAACGGTGCCTCGATTACTTACCCGGCAACTGTCCGAGTGTTACCGGCGCTGAAAGAGCCGTTATTCTGGGTGGTATCTACCCGGTCTCCCAGGGCTAA
- the tyrS gene encoding tyrosine--tRNA ligase: protein MSNPTNALLADLAARGLLNQMTGDDALHEHLSTGTRALYCGFDPTADSLHIGSLVPLLTLKRFQEAGHKPIALVGGATGLIGDPSFKAQERQLNTADVVSQWVDRLKAQVSQFIDFDAGDKAALVVNNLDWTKDLNVLDFLRDVGKHFSVNNMINKESVKQRIEREGSGISFTEFTYMLLQSFDFAELYQRHDCTLQIGGSDQWGNITGGIDLTRRMHRGSVFGLTLPLVTKSDGTKFGKTESGTIWLDAKKTSPYAFYQFWLNTADADVYKFLKYFTFLSVADIDAIEAEDQARQGRPEAQSVLAREVTKLVHGEDALEAALRITEALFSGDLSSLDASDFEQLSQDGLPSSELTAASFADQSLIALLVDAGMANSGKQVKDALGRAAVIVNGVAVEQSANGEPASVLNREAALHGKFLMVKLGKKKHHLFVLAD from the coding sequence ATGTCAAATCCAACAAATGCTCTCTTAGCCGATTTAGCAGCTCGCGGTCTCCTTAATCAGATGACCGGCGACGACGCCCTGCATGAACATCTTAGCACTGGGACGCGCGCGCTGTATTGTGGCTTTGATCCAACAGCAGACTCACTACATATTGGTAGCTTAGTACCGCTGTTAACATTGAAGCGCTTCCAAGAAGCCGGTCATAAACCTATTGCACTAGTTGGTGGCGCCACGGGTCTAATTGGCGATCCAAGCTTCAAAGCTCAGGAACGTCAACTTAACACCGCAGACGTTGTCTCTCAATGGGTTGATAGACTCAAAGCTCAGGTTTCTCAATTTATTGATTTTGACGCCGGTGATAAAGCAGCGCTAGTCGTGAATAATCTTGATTGGACCAAGGACCTTAACGTTTTGGATTTTCTCCGAGATGTGGGTAAGCACTTTTCAGTCAACAACATGATTAACAAAGAGTCGGTAAAGCAGCGCATCGAGCGAGAAGGCTCAGGTATTTCATTTACCGAATTTACCTACATGTTACTCCAATCCTTTGATTTTGCAGAACTATACCAGCGTCACGATTGCACGCTGCAAATTGGCGGTTCCGATCAGTGGGGCAACATTACTGGTGGCATTGATCTAACTCGCCGAATGCACCGCGGCTCAGTGTTTGGCCTAACTCTACCGTTAGTCACCAAGTCAGATGGTACTAAATTTGGTAAGACCGAGTCGGGTACTATTTGGCTAGATGCTAAGAAGACTTCACCCTATGCGTTCTACCAATTTTGGTTGAATACTGCGGATGCGGACGTCTATAAGTTCCTCAAGTACTTCACGTTCTTGAGTGTTGCCGATATTGACGCGATTGAAGCGGAAGATCAGGCTCGCCAGGGACGTCCTGAGGCGCAATCAGTGTTGGCGCGTGAAGTGACTAAGTTAGTTCATGGCGAAGATGCCTTAGAAGCGGCGCTCCGTATTACTGAGGCACTCTTCAGCGGTGACTTAAGCAGTCTTGATGCCTCGGATTTCGAGCAGCTAAGCCAAGATGGCTTACCGTCGTCTGAGTTGACGGCTGCAAGCTTTGCAGATCAAAGTCTGATTGCGTTGCTGGTTGATGCAGGAATGGCGAATTCAGGTAAGCAGGTTAAGGATGCGCTGGGTCGCGCGGCGGTGATCGTGAACGGTGTAGCGGTGGAGCAGAGTGCGAACGGCGAGCCTGCGTCGGTGCTTAACCGTGAAGCGGCATTGCACGGTAAGTTCCTGATGGTGAAGTTAGGTAAGAAAAAGCACCATCTATTTGTCCTTGCCGATTAA
- a CDS encoding DUF6776 family protein: MSRYLVYLVIISACLMLAFVIGYQSAGAELRMSEQRETDLVMTVEQQSAKLQVAQERAAAAGLARSVAESANQQSRDEMVKLQAEVAELSQLVNYYRSLMDSSSNAGVSFGNTELRPALNGSWTLSAMVHQVATQHQVVRGELVAHLVTRNEAGLYERAEIGRVNLSFRYFQRYITEIQLPDGMVATEVELSLMVRGEEPKLLSVEWPVVIEE, encoded by the coding sequence GTGAGTCGATATCTTGTTTACTTAGTCATTATCTCGGCCTGTTTGATGCTCGCCTTCGTGATCGGATACCAGTCTGCGGGCGCCGAGTTGAGAATGTCTGAACAGCGAGAAACTGATTTAGTCATGACCGTGGAACAGCAAAGCGCTAAGTTGCAGGTTGCTCAGGAGCGAGCTGCCGCAGCGGGTTTAGCCCGATCGGTGGCTGAGTCCGCCAATCAGCAATCTCGCGATGAGATGGTTAAACTGCAGGCTGAGGTTGCTGAGTTATCGCAATTGGTCAATTATTATCGCAGTCTAATGGATTCCAGTAGCAACGCTGGAGTAAGCTTTGGTAACACCGAACTCAGGCCAGCGCTCAATGGCTCTTGGACGTTATCGGCGATGGTCCACCAAGTTGCCACTCAGCATCAAGTGGTTCGCGGCGAGCTGGTCGCTCATCTAGTGACCCGTAACGAAGCGGGGCTTTATGAACGAGCCGAGATTGGTAGGGTTAACCTGAGTTTTCGATATTTTCAACGATATATCACGGAAATTCAGCTACCAGATGGTATGGTAGCGACAGAAGTAGAATTAAGCTTGATGGTCCGCGGCGAAGAGCCAAAATTGCTCTCCGTTGAATGGCCTGTAGTCATCGAGGAATAA
- the pyk gene encoding pyruvate kinase — translation MRNTKIVATLGPATTDFETLKDLIAAGANVVRLNFSHGDPADHEDRVTKVRKASAELGVHVAILGDLQGPKIRIARFAEGSVVLEEGAEFSLRTDMDKTAGDKHAVAVDYEALITDCDPGDRLLLDDGRVVLIVKEKLTTELKCEVVVAGKLSNNKGINKEGGGLSAAALTEKDYADIELAASLDVDYLAVSFPRTGADLEEARQRMNAAGGNALIVAKIERAEVVATPEAMTDVISASDVVMVARGDLAVEIGDAALPGAQKKIIERSRKLGVPVITATQMMESMMDAPAPTRAEVLDVANAVLDGTDAVMLSGETAAGRYPVETVTAMAAVIEGTEAYEPQAVRDEALQQDSGQVDEAIANAAMYTARHMGTIKVVANMTESGHTASLMSRVTGALPIVAFCRRKRVANRLALLRNVTPVLISADEMVSDTRAEMVTHALNQRGWVQPGEQFILTYGSVNRPGGTNNMKIITV, via the coding sequence ATGCGAAATACCAAAATTGTAGCCACGCTAGGCCCTGCAACAACAGACTTCGAAACGTTAAAAGATCTCATTGCGGCCGGTGCCAACGTAGTGCGTTTAAACTTCTCTCACGGCGATCCAGCAGATCATGAGGATCGTGTTACGAAGGTTCGCAAGGCGTCGGCAGAGTTGGGTGTACACGTAGCGATTTTAGGTGACTTACAAGGGCCAAAGATTCGTATCGCTCGTTTCGCTGAAGGTTCAGTGGTGCTGGAAGAAGGTGCCGAATTCTCGCTTCGTACCGATATGGATAAAACCGCCGGTGATAAGCATGCCGTTGCGGTAGATTACGAAGCCTTAATTACCGATTGTGATCCGGGTGATCGCCTGCTGTTAGACGATGGTCGAGTTGTTCTTATCGTTAAGGAGAAGCTGACTACGGAACTCAAGTGTGAAGTCGTGGTAGCGGGTAAGCTTTCAAATAACAAAGGTATCAACAAAGAAGGCGGCGGTCTTTCGGCGGCGGCACTTACCGAGAAGGATTATGCAGACATTGAATTGGCCGCATCACTAGATGTTGATTATCTTGCGGTATCGTTCCCGCGAACGGGAGCAGATCTTGAGGAAGCCCGCCAACGCATGAATGCGGCCGGTGGTAATGCGCTTATTGTCGCTAAGATTGAGCGTGCTGAAGTAGTCGCTACGCCCGAAGCAATGACTGATGTGATTTCCGCTTCAGATGTCGTGATGGTTGCCCGCGGTGATCTTGCCGTAGAAATTGGCGATGCTGCACTGCCGGGTGCCCAGAAGAAGATCATTGAACGGTCTCGAAAACTTGGCGTTCCGGTGATCACAGCAACTCAGATGATGGAGTCGATGATGGATGCACCAGCGCCAACGCGTGCTGAAGTCCTTGATGTGGCTAACGCAGTATTAGATGGTACCGATGCGGTAATGCTATCGGGCGAAACTGCCGCGGGTCGTTATCCGGTAGAAACCGTTACGGCCATGGCGGCGGTTATCGAAGGTACGGAGGCCTACGAACCACAGGCTGTTCGCGATGAGGCCCTACAACAGGACTCTGGCCAGGTAGATGAGGCCATTGCGAATGCGGCCATGTACACCGCTCGTCATATGGGAACCATCAAGGTGGTTGCTAATATGACGGAATCTGGACACACCGCATCCTTGATGTCTCGTGTGACGGGCGCGTTACCTATTGTGGCATTCTGTCGACGCAAGCGTGTTGCCAACCGTCTAGCGCTGTTACGTAACGTGACTCCAGTGCTTATTAGTGCCGATGAAATGGTCTCTGATACTCGCGCTGAGATGGTGACCCATGCGCTGAATCAGCGTGGTTGGGTTCAGCCGGGGGAACAGTTCATTCTGACCTATGGAAGCGTTAATCGCCCGGGCGGAACTAACAATATGAAGATCATTACAGTGTAA
- the erpA gene encoding iron-sulfur cluster insertion protein ErpA: MSVAETFEPTPLIVTDNTVAKVRELVEEEGNPDLKLRVFVTGGGCSGFQYGFSFDEAVEEDDTPIEVGGVTVVLDAMSYPYLVGSIVDYEEGLQGSRFTVNNPLATATCGCGASFSI; this comes from the coding sequence ATGTCTGTTGCTGAAACCTTTGAACCCACACCACTCATTGTTACGGATAACACCGTTGCTAAAGTGCGTGAGCTTGTTGAAGAAGAGGGTAATCCCGATTTAAAACTACGGGTTTTCGTAACGGGTGGAGGTTGCTCCGGTTTCCAATATGGCTTTTCCTTTGATGAAGCCGTGGAAGAGGATGACACGCCTATTGAAGTGGGTGGTGTCACCGTGGTCTTAGATGCTATGTCTTACCCCTACTTGGTCGGCTCGATTGTTGACTATGAAGAGGGGCTTCAAGGGTCGCGTTTCACCGTAAATAATCCATTGGCAACCGCGACCTGCGGCTGTGGTGCAAGCTTCTCGATCTGA